A genomic stretch from Arachis stenosperma cultivar V10309 chromosome 3, arast.V10309.gnm1.PFL2, whole genome shotgun sequence includes:
- the LOC130968073 gene encoding wax ester synthase/diacylglycerol acyltransferase 4-like, protein MENLEFSEPVSPSGRYFNTPLLCAYVFGFLESEIPIDDSQTMHLFKDVFLPINPRFSSIMVRDEDGEMRWKKVEVKAEEHIKVPIFPKNESSQFYDEYFDEYVSRILMEKTPQDKPLWEVHVIKYPTTSAKGTLIFKLHHALGDGYTLVGALLSCLQRADDPSLPLTFPSRRPNESAVRAKKGFFRRIPSAVFSVFNSISDFGWSVVKSSMVEDDKSPIRSGEEGVENQPCVLTNISFSLDHIKKIKSMLGVTLNDVITGAIFYGIRLYMEELNSEKGRRTKSTGLVLLSTRNIGSYQSIQEMMKPNSRSPWGNHIAFLHVSIPKLTQSSLSNPLQFVWKAQKIIKRKRNSFTVFLIEWLLDLELKLRGHEAVAKHIYGTLKNASVVISNLIGPVEPMALANHPCKGLYFTMTGGPESINIAIMSYTRTLRVTLKTQKGFIDEKLFKACMVNAFEAISKAAMEMPRSKG, encoded by the exons ATGGAGAACTTAGAATTTTCAGAGCCAGTGAGTCCTAGTGGAAGATACTTCAACACCCCTTTGCTATGTGCATATGTTTTTGGGTTCTTGGAATCAGAAATTCCAATTGATGACTCTCAAACTATGCATTTGTTCAAAGATGTCTTTCTACCTATCAATCCACGCTTTTCCTCCATAATG GTGAGAGATGAAGATGGAGAAATGAGGTGGAAAAAAGTGGAGGTGAAGGCagaggagcacataaaagttccCATATTCCCAAAAAATGAGTCATCACAATTCTATGATGAATACTTTGATGAATATGTATCAAGAATATTAATGGAAAAAACCCCTCAAGATAAACCACTATGGGAAGTTCATGTGATCAAATACCCAACGACAAGTGCTAAAGGCACCTTAATATTCAAACTCCACCATGCTCTTGGAGATGGTTACACCCTTGTAGGTGCTCTACTCTCTTGCCTTCAAAGAGCTGATGACCCTTCTCTTCCCTTGACCTTTCCCTCGCGCCGGCCGAATGAGTCGGCCGTGCGCGCCAAGAAGGGATTCTTCAGGAGGATCCCTTCGGCCGTATTTTCGGTATTTAACTCTATCTCGGATTTTGGATGGAGTGTGGTGAAGAGCTCAATGGTGGAAGATGACAAGAGTCCTATAAGGAGTGGAGAGGAAGGTGTTGAGAATCAACCTTGTgtcttaacaaacatatcattCTCTTTGGAtcatattaaaaagataaagtCCATGCTTGGTGTG ACGCTGAACGATGTGATTACTGGGGCAATTTTCTATGGGATTAGGCTATACATGGAAGAACTGAACAGCgagaagggaagaagaacaaagtcAACAGGATTGGTTTTACTTAGTACTAGGAACATTGGAAGCTACCAATCAATTCAAGAAATGATGAAACCAAATTCAAGATCTCCATGGGGGAATCACATTGCTTTCTTGCACGTTTCAATCCCTAAGCTAACCCAATCAAGCCTTTCCAATCCCCTTCAATTTGTTTGGAAAGCACAGAAGATTATCAAGAGGAAGAGAAATTCTTTCACTGTTTTTCTCATTGAGTGGCTTCTTGATTTGGAGCTTAAACTAAGAGGACATGAG gcAGTTGCAAAACATATTTATGGGACACTAAAAAATGCAAGTGTGGTAATATCGAACTTGATTGGGCCAGTTGAACCTATGGCGTTGGCAAATCATCCTTGTAAAGGCTTGTACTTTACAATGACTGGTGGACCTGAG AGTATCAATATTGCAATTATGAGCTATACAAGAACATTAAGGGTTACCTTAAAAACACAGAAAGGCTTCATCGATGAAAAGTTGTTCAAAGCATGCATGGTCAACGCTTTTGAAGCCATATCCAAAGCAGCAATGGAGATGCCTCGAAGCAAAGGTTAA